A region of Streptomyces sp. R44 DNA encodes the following proteins:
- a CDS encoding TIM barrel protein, with protein sequence MGYTDQRFDVNLSILFTELPLLERPAAAAAAGFTAVELWWPWIDTATPEQSELDALKKALEDAGTQLVGLNFYAGQLPGPDRGALSVPGEESDRFRANIEVAADFAASVGCKALNALYGNRVDGVDPQIQDTLALENLVLAARAADRIGAILLVETLNKPESPLYPLVSAPSAIEIVDKVNAATGLGNAKFLLDIYHLAMNGEDVSAVIAQYADKTGHVQIADKPGRGAPGTGELPLEQLLDELKKAGYDGWVGLEYKAADAAASFEWLPAEARPAR encoded by the coding sequence ATGGGATACACGGACCAGCGCTTCGATGTGAACCTGTCGATCCTCTTCACGGAACTCCCGCTCCTGGAGCGCCCCGCGGCCGCCGCCGCGGCGGGCTTCACCGCGGTCGAGCTGTGGTGGCCCTGGATCGACACCGCCACCCCCGAGCAGAGTGAGCTCGACGCCCTCAAGAAGGCTCTTGAGGACGCCGGCACCCAGCTGGTGGGCCTGAACTTCTACGCCGGCCAGCTCCCCGGCCCGGACCGCGGAGCCCTCTCCGTGCCCGGGGAGGAGTCGGACCGCTTCCGCGCCAACATCGAGGTCGCCGCCGACTTCGCCGCCTCGGTGGGCTGCAAGGCGCTCAACGCGCTCTACGGCAACCGCGTCGACGGCGTGGACCCGCAGATCCAGGACACCCTCGCCCTGGAGAACCTGGTCCTGGCCGCCCGCGCGGCCGACCGCATCGGCGCGATCCTCCTCGTCGAGACCCTCAACAAGCCGGAGTCGCCGCTCTACCCGCTGGTGAGCGCCCCCTCCGCGATCGAGATCGTCGACAAGGTCAACGCCGCCACGGGCCTCGGGAACGCGAAGTTCCTGCTCGACATCTACCACCTGGCCATGAACGGCGAGGACGTCAGCGCGGTCATCGCACAGTACGCCGACAAGACCGGCCACGTGCAGATCGCCGACAAGCCGGGCCGCGGCGCGCCGGGCACCGGCGAGCTCCCCCTGGAGCAGCTCCTCGACGAGCTGAAGAAGGCCGGTTACGACGGCTGGGTCGGCCTGGAGTACAAGGCCGCCGACGCCGCCGCGTCCTTCGAATGGCTGCCGGCCGAGGCTCGCCCCGCCCGCTGA
- a CDS encoding helix-turn-helix domain-containing protein has translation MGAELLVPAQAEGDDVVLSWDGEDVLAVRLPQLSDSLDHILAAMERRHGMPLAELDRKAKQEVVRILEARGAFSVRHGVETVAGALGVSRFTVYNYLNRETALNREKAAKSE, from the coding sequence ATGGGCGCCGAGCTCCTGGTCCCCGCGCAGGCGGAGGGCGACGACGTCGTCCTGTCCTGGGACGGCGAGGACGTGCTCGCCGTGCGTCTGCCGCAGCTCTCGGACTCCCTGGACCACATCCTCGCGGCGATGGAGCGGCGGCACGGGATGCCGCTGGCCGAACTGGACCGGAAGGCGAAGCAGGAGGTCGTCCGGATACTGGAGGCACGGGGTGCCTTCTCCGTGCGCCATGGAGTGGAGACGGTGGCGGGCGCGCTCGGTGTCAGCCGCTTCACCGTGTACAACTACCTGAACAGGGAGACCGCCCTGAACAGGGAAAAGGCCGCCAAGAGCGAGTAG
- the uraD gene encoding 2-oxo-4-hydroxy-4-carboxy-5-ureidoimidazoline decarboxylase, whose protein sequence is MTSGTTPGLTRFNTSSDSEAVAALHEVCSSSAWGSKVLAQRPYSTAEALFLASDAAMAELTTEDLAEAMAGHPPIGRPKAGDPTSSREQSGMAGASAELKAEMLELNLAYQDKFGHVFLICATGRTGEQMRDAVRDRIGNSPEQEREIVRTELGKINRIRLTRLVETPETPEEESSR, encoded by the coding sequence GTGACTTCAGGTACGACACCGGGCCTCACCCGGTTCAACACCTCCTCGGACAGCGAGGCCGTCGCCGCGCTCCACGAGGTGTGTTCCAGTTCGGCGTGGGGGAGCAAGGTCCTCGCCCAGCGCCCGTACTCCACCGCCGAAGCCCTCTTCCTCGCCAGCGACGCCGCCATGGCCGAGCTGACCACCGAGGACCTGGCCGAGGCGATGGCGGGGCACCCGCCGATCGGTCGTCCGAAGGCAGGGGACCCGACCTCCTCCCGCGAACAGAGCGGGATGGCCGGCGCCTCCGCGGAGCTCAAGGCCGAGATGCTCGAACTCAACCTGGCCTACCAGGACAAGTTCGGTCATGTCTTCCTCATCTGCGCCACCGGCAGGACCGGCGAGCAGATGCGCGACGCGGTCCGGGACCGGATCGGCAACTCGCCCGAACAGGAGCGGGAGATCGTCCGCACCGAACTGGGCAAGATCAACCGCATCCGGCTGACCCGTCTCGTAGAGACCCCCGAGACCCCCGAGGAAGAGAGCTCCCGATGA
- the uraH gene encoding hydroxyisourate hydrolase, which produces MSTDTTASVSTHILDTSIGRPAEGVAITLAARSGSDAEWVTLGGSATDADGRCKDLPALPEETTHVRLDFETETYFAKKQAEAQQDAPRVRDSGAFFPEVAITFAVKPGEHYHVPLLLNPFGYSVYRGS; this is translated from the coding sequence ATGAGCACCGACACCACCGCCTCGGTGTCCACACACATCCTGGACACCAGCATCGGCCGTCCGGCCGAGGGCGTGGCCATCACGCTCGCGGCCCGCAGCGGCTCCGACGCGGAGTGGGTCACGCTCGGCGGCTCCGCCACCGACGCGGACGGGCGCTGCAAGGACCTGCCGGCGCTGCCGGAAGAAACCACCCACGTACGTCTCGACTTCGAGACCGAGACGTACTTCGCCAAGAAGCAAGCCGAGGCGCAGCAGGACGCCCCCCGCGTAAGGGACAGCGGTGCGTTCTTCCCGGAGGTGGCGATCACGTTCGCCGTCAAGCCGGGCGAGCACTACCACGTACCGCTGCTGCTCAACCCGTTCGGCTACTCCGTTTACCGAGGGAGCTAG
- the pucL gene encoding factor-independent urate hydroxylase, giving the protein MPTILGQNQYGKAENRVVKITRDGATHHIKDLNVSVALSGDLDDVHLTGSNAHCLPTDTTKNTVFAFAKEYGIESAEQFGIHLARHFVTSQEPIKKARIRIEEYAWERIASSDANSKFIGSDEVNHSFARKGQETRVSQITYDGEKWEVISGLKDLVVMNSTNSEFWGYIKDQYTTLQEAYDRILATQVSGRWRFNWTDDDQRMPNWERSYEQTRKHMLEAFSETYSYSLQQTLYQMATRIINHRSEIDEVRFSLPNKHHFLVDLEPFGLKNDNEVYYAADRMYGLIEATVLRDGATAQIPVDMTNL; this is encoded by the coding sequence ATGCCCACGATTCTCGGCCAGAACCAGTACGGCAAAGCAGAGAACCGCGTCGTCAAGATCACGCGGGACGGCGCCACCCACCACATCAAGGACCTGAACGTCTCCGTCGCCCTCTCCGGCGACCTCGACGACGTCCACCTCACCGGCTCGAACGCCCACTGCCTCCCCACCGACACGACGAAGAACACCGTCTTCGCGTTCGCCAAGGAGTACGGCATCGAGTCCGCCGAGCAGTTCGGCATCCACCTCGCCCGCCACTTCGTGACGAGCCAGGAGCCGATCAAGAAGGCGCGCATCCGGATCGAGGAGTACGCGTGGGAGCGCATCGCCTCCTCCGACGCCAACTCCAAGTTCATCGGGTCCGACGAGGTCAACCACTCCTTCGCCCGCAAGGGCCAGGAGACCCGCGTCTCGCAGATCACCTACGACGGCGAGAAGTGGGAGGTCATCTCCGGCCTCAAGGACCTCGTCGTCATGAACTCCACCAACTCGGAGTTCTGGGGCTACATCAAGGACCAGTACACGACGCTCCAGGAGGCGTACGACCGCATCCTGGCCACCCAGGTGTCCGGTCGCTGGCGGTTCAACTGGACCGACGACGACCAGCGCATGCCCAACTGGGAGCGGTCCTACGAGCAGACCAGGAAGCACATGCTCGAGGCCTTCTCGGAGACGTACTCGTACTCCCTCCAGCAGACGCTGTACCAGATGGCCACGCGCATCATCAACCACCGCTCGGAGATCGACGAAGTCCGCTTCTCGCTCCCGAACAAGCACCACTTCCTGGTGGACCTCGAGCCCTTCGGCCTGAAGAACGACAACGAGGTCTACTACGCCGCCGACCGCATGTACGGCCTCATCGAGGCCACCGTCCTCCGCGACGGAGCCACGGCGCAGATCCCGGTCGACATGACCAACCTCTAA
- a CDS encoding nucleobase:cation symporter-2 family protein, which translates to MAQPAKGPANAEGPCSTPPSTTASAAAECHPVDEKLPASRLVPAALQHIAAMYAGVVTPPLIIGQAVGLDAAGMTRLIAASLLIAGCATILQTLGLGRFAGNRLPFVNAASSAGIAPMLAIAETSAPGHQLPAIYGAVMVAGVFCLAVGPFFGRLLRFFPPLVTGVVITLIGVTLMPVPVGWAQGGDKTAADFGAMKYLALAGFTLVVILLFQRFGKGFVKQIALLLGLLIGTLAAIPFGMADFSALREAPVAALPAPFAFGAPEFQPAAILSLCIVMLVLMTESSAGMLALGEICERRSDGKTITRGLRTDGIATLLGPVFGGFPTSAFAQNVGVVSLTRVRSRYVVAVAGGALLVLGAFPVLGAVVSMVPMPVLGGAGIVLFGSIAVSGIRTLSEAGLDDSSNIILVAVALGAGIIPLAAPTFYADFPAWAQTVLGSGISAGALVAVLLNLFFHHLGTRSRHAAPALKSS; encoded by the coding sequence ATGGCTCAGCCTGCAAAGGGGCCGGCAAACGCCGAAGGCCCGTGTTCCACCCCTCCGTCCACCACCGCCTCGGCAGCGGCCGAGTGCCACCCGGTGGACGAAAAGCTCCCCGCCTCGCGGCTCGTCCCCGCGGCACTCCAGCACATCGCCGCCATGTACGCCGGCGTCGTCACCCCTCCGCTGATCATCGGCCAGGCCGTCGGCCTGGACGCCGCAGGAATGACCCGGCTCATCGCGGCCAGCCTGCTCATCGCCGGCTGCGCGACCATCCTGCAGACCCTCGGCCTCGGACGCTTCGCCGGCAACCGGCTCCCGTTCGTCAACGCCGCCTCGTCCGCCGGCATCGCCCCGATGCTCGCCATCGCCGAGACCAGCGCCCCCGGGCACCAGCTCCCCGCCATCTACGGCGCGGTGATGGTCGCCGGAGTCTTCTGCCTCGCCGTCGGACCCTTCTTCGGCAGGCTCCTGCGCTTCTTCCCGCCGCTCGTCACCGGCGTCGTGATCACCCTCATCGGGGTCACCCTGATGCCCGTCCCCGTCGGCTGGGCCCAGGGCGGCGACAAGACCGCCGCCGACTTCGGCGCCATGAAGTACCTGGCACTCGCCGGCTTCACCCTCGTCGTCATCCTGCTCTTCCAGCGCTTCGGCAAGGGCTTCGTCAAGCAGATCGCCCTGCTGCTCGGTCTGCTCATCGGCACCCTCGCCGCGATCCCGTTCGGGATGGCCGACTTCAGCGCCCTGCGCGAAGCGCCCGTCGCGGCCCTGCCCGCCCCCTTCGCCTTCGGCGCCCCCGAGTTCCAGCCCGCCGCGATCCTCTCCCTGTGCATCGTGATGCTGGTCCTGATGACCGAGTCCAGCGCCGGCATGCTCGCCCTCGGCGAGATCTGCGAGCGCCGCAGCGACGGGAAGACCATCACCCGGGGCCTGCGCACCGACGGCATCGCCACCCTGCTCGGCCCCGTCTTCGGCGGCTTCCCGACCTCCGCCTTCGCGCAGAACGTCGGCGTCGTCTCGCTGACCCGGGTCCGCTCCCGGTACGTGGTCGCCGTCGCCGGCGGCGCCCTGCTCGTCCTCGGCGCCTTCCCGGTCCTCGGCGCGGTCGTCTCCATGGTCCCGATGCCCGTCCTCGGCGGCGCCGGCATCGTCCTCTTCGGTTCGATCGCGGTCAGCGGCATCCGTACCCTCTCCGAGGCCGGACTCGACGACAGCTCCAACATCATCCTGGTGGCCGTCGCGCTCGGAGCGGGCATCATCCCGCTCGCCGCGCCCACCTTCTACGCGGACTTCCCGGCCTGGGCGCAGACCGTGCTCGGCTCCGGCATCAGCGCCGGTGCGCTCGTCGCGGTCCTGCTCAACCTGTTCTTCCACCATCTCGGCACCCGGAGCCGTCACGCGGCTCCGGCACTCAAATCCTCCTAG
- a CDS encoding 8-oxoguanine deaminase, producing MAAPSAAQRIVIENAAIATVDANDTEYASGYIVVADNKIESLGAGKAPEGLENVVRRIDATGHLVTPGLVNTHHHFYQWITRGLATDHNLFNWLVALYPTWSRIDESMVRVAAQGSLAMMARGGVTTAMDHHYVYPQGSGDLSGAIIGAAADMGVRFTLARGSMDRSEKDGGLPPDFAVETTEGALAATEETVRKYHDASFDAMTQVAVAPCSPFSISTELLREGAALGRRLGVRMHTHGSETVEEEKFCHELFGMGPTDYFESTGFLGEDVWMAHCVHMNDSDIEAFARTKTGVAHCPSSNARLAAGIARVPDMLKAGVPVGLGVDGTASNESGELHTELRNALLINRLGAHREAALNARQALRLGTYGGAQVLGRADNIGSLEAGKLADFVLWKIDGLGHSSIADPVTAIVFGAAAPVTASFVNGKQIVENNRLLFADEEQIARDARAEAQRLARITAQG from the coding sequence ATGGCAGCACCTTCGGCAGCCCAGCGCATCGTCATCGAGAACGCGGCGATCGCGACCGTCGACGCGAACGACACCGAGTACGCCTCCGGCTACATCGTCGTCGCCGACAACAAGATCGAGTCCCTCGGTGCCGGCAAGGCGCCCGAGGGCCTGGAGAACGTGGTCCGCCGGATCGACGCCACCGGTCATCTGGTGACGCCCGGTCTGGTCAACACCCACCACCACTTCTACCAGTGGATCACCCGAGGTCTGGCCACCGACCACAACCTCTTCAACTGGCTGGTCGCGCTCTACCCGACGTGGTCGCGGATCGACGAGTCGATGGTCCGCGTCGCCGCGCAGGGCTCCCTGGCGATGATGGCCCGCGGCGGTGTCACCACGGCCATGGACCACCACTACGTCTACCCGCAGGGGTCCGGCGACCTCTCCGGCGCCATCATCGGCGCGGCCGCCGACATGGGCGTCCGCTTCACCCTGGCCCGCGGCTCCATGGACCGCAGCGAGAAGGACGGCGGCCTGCCGCCGGACTTCGCCGTCGAGACCACCGAGGGCGCGCTCGCCGCGACCGAGGAGACGGTGCGGAAGTACCACGACGCCTCCTTCGACGCGATGACCCAGGTCGCCGTCGCCCCCTGTTCGCCCTTCTCCATCTCCACCGAGCTGCTCCGCGAGGGCGCCGCGCTCGGCCGCCGGCTCGGCGTGCGCATGCACACCCACGGCTCGGAGACCGTGGAGGAGGAGAAGTTCTGCCACGAGCTCTTCGGCATGGGCCCCACGGACTACTTCGAGTCCACCGGCTTCCTCGGCGAGGACGTGTGGATGGCGCACTGCGTCCACATGAACGACTCCGACATCGAGGCCTTCGCCCGCACCAAGACCGGTGTCGCGCACTGCCCGTCCTCCAACGCGCGCCTCGCCGCCGGCATCGCCCGCGTACCGGACATGCTCAAGGCGGGCGTCCCCGTCGGCCTCGGCGTCGACGGCACCGCCTCCAACGAGTCCGGCGAGCTCCACACCGAGCTGCGCAACGCGCTCCTCATCAACCGCCTCGGCGCCCACCGCGAGGCCGCGCTCAACGCCCGCCAGGCCCTCCGCCTCGGCACCTACGGCGGCGCCCAGGTCCTCGGCCGCGCCGACAACATCGGCTCGCTGGAGGCCGGCAAGCTCGCCGACTTCGTCCTCTGGAAGATCGACGGCCTCGGCCACTCCTCGATCGCCGACCCGGTCACCGCCATCGTCTTCGGCGCGGCGGCCCCGGTCACCGCCTCCTTCGTCAACGGCAAGCAGATCGTCGAGAACAACCGACTCCTGTTCGCCGACGAGGAGCAGATCGCGCGTGACGCGCGCGCGGAGGCGCAGCGCCTGGCCCGTATCACGGCCCAGGGCTGA
- a CDS encoding nucleobase:cation symporter-2 family protein, giving the protein MLTSGLQHVAAMYAGVVAPPLIVGAAVGLSGTELTFLTGASLFTAGLATFLQTLGIWKIGAKLPFVNGVTFAGVAPMLAIVDTTENKADALPVIFGAIIVAGLLGFAAAPFFSRLVRFFPPVVTGTVITLIGVSLLPVAFGWAQGPNPKAADYGSTTYLSLAGITLVVVLLLRRFTRGFLKQVAVLVGLVLGTLIAIPFGVTDFSPVQEADIVGFPTPFHFGAPQFALAAIISMCVVMLVSMTESTADMLALGEIVERPADEKTIAAGLRADTLGSALSPLFNGFMCSAFAQNIGLVAMTRIRSRFVVACGGGFLVLMGLSPVAASLISVVPRPVLGGAGVVLFGSVAASGIQTLVKAGLEKDNNVLIVAVSLAVGIIPITKPDFYHAFPETAQIILDSGISTGCVAAVLLNVVFNHLGRGRDDDEVTAPMEPGEEISGSATAKAAHAH; this is encoded by the coding sequence ATGCTCACCAGCGGCCTCCAGCACGTCGCCGCCATGTACGCGGGCGTCGTCGCCCCGCCCCTGATCGTCGGAGCGGCCGTCGGCCTCTCCGGTACCGAACTGACGTTCCTCACCGGTGCGAGCCTCTTCACCGCGGGACTCGCCACCTTCCTGCAGACGCTCGGCATCTGGAAGATCGGCGCCAAGCTGCCGTTCGTCAACGGCGTCACCTTCGCCGGTGTCGCGCCGATGCTGGCGATCGTCGACACCACCGAGAACAAGGCCGACGCGCTCCCCGTGATCTTCGGCGCGATCATCGTCGCCGGACTCCTCGGCTTCGCCGCCGCCCCCTTCTTCTCCCGGCTCGTGCGGTTCTTCCCGCCGGTCGTCACCGGCACCGTGATCACCCTCATCGGTGTCTCCCTCCTCCCGGTCGCCTTCGGCTGGGCCCAGGGGCCCAATCCCAAGGCCGCGGACTACGGTTCGACCACATACCTCTCGCTCGCCGGCATCACGCTCGTCGTGGTCCTGCTGCTCCGCCGCTTCACCCGCGGCTTCCTCAAGCAGGTCGCCGTCCTGGTCGGTCTCGTCCTCGGTACGCTCATCGCCATACCCTTCGGCGTCACCGACTTCAGCCCGGTGCAGGAGGCCGACATCGTCGGCTTCCCGACCCCGTTCCACTTCGGCGCCCCGCAGTTCGCCCTCGCCGCGATCATCTCCATGTGCGTGGTCATGCTGGTCTCCATGACCGAGTCGACCGCCGACATGCTGGCGCTCGGCGAGATCGTCGAGCGGCCGGCCGACGAGAAGACCATCGCGGCCGGACTGCGCGCCGACACCCTCGGCTCCGCCCTCAGCCCGCTCTTCAACGGCTTCATGTGCAGCGCCTTCGCGCAGAACATCGGCCTGGTCGCCATGACCCGGATCCGCAGCCGCTTCGTCGTCGCCTGCGGCGGTGGCTTCCTGGTCCTGATGGGCCTCTCGCCGGTCGCCGCCTCGCTCATCTCGGTCGTGCCCCGGCCGGTCCTCGGCGGCGCCGGTGTGGTCCTCTTCGGCTCGGTCGCCGCCAGCGGCATCCAGACCCTGGTCAAGGCCGGCCTGGAGAAGGACAACAACGTGCTGATCGTGGCCGTCTCGCTGGCCGTCGGCATCATCCCGATCACCAAGCCGGACTTCTACCACGCCTTCCCGGAGACCGCCCAGATCATCCTGGACTCCGGCATCTCCACCGGCTGCGTCGCCGCCGTCCTGCTCAACGTGGTCTTCAACCACCTGGGCCGGGGCCGCGACGACGACGAGGTCACCGCGCCCATGGAGCCGGGCGAGGAGATCTCCGGCAGCGCCACCGCGAAGGCGGCGCACGCCCACTGA
- a CDS encoding aspartate/glutamate racemase family protein — MLINPNTSAATTAMMTAIARRTLGPALPVRGVTVARGPHMLTDPEALRAAAPEVLAAGLRATAEGDCAALLVAAFGDPGLAELRAATAGTGIPVVGLGEAALQSAAADGTPFGIATTTPLLGDAIHTRVTALGLADRYTGLRLTAGTPERLSADPELLLDRLERAVRACAERDGARAVVIGGGPLGEAAEELRARCAVRVVAPIPAACRAIARLLAG, encoded by the coding sequence GTGCTGATCAACCCCAACACCTCCGCCGCCACGACCGCGATGATGACCGCCATCGCCCGCCGCACCCTGGGGCCCGCCCTCCCCGTCCGGGGCGTGACCGTCGCCCGGGGCCCGCACATGCTCACCGACCCGGAGGCCCTGCGGGCCGCCGCCCCCGAAGTCCTCGCCGCCGGCCTCCGCGCCACCGCCGAGGGCGACTGCGCCGCCCTCCTCGTCGCCGCCTTCGGCGACCCGGGCCTGGCCGAGCTGCGCGCGGCGACGGCAGGGACCGGCATCCCGGTGGTCGGCCTCGGCGAGGCGGCGCTCCAGTCGGCGGCCGCCGACGGAACCCCCTTCGGCATCGCCACCACCACCCCGCTCCTCGGCGACGCCATCCACACCCGCGTGACCGCCCTCGGCCTCGCCGACCGGTACACCGGGCTCCGGCTCACCGCCGGGACCCCCGAACGGCTCTCCGCCGACCCGGAACTCCTCCTCGACCGCCTGGAGCGAGCCGTCCGCGCCTGCGCCGAACGCGACGGCGCCCGCGCGGTCGTCATCGGCGGCGGCCCGCTCGGCGAGGCGGCCGAAGAGCTCCGCGCCCGCTGCGCGGTCCGGGTCGTCGCCCCGATCCCGGCGGCCTGCCGGGCGATCGCCCGGCTGCTGGCGGGCTGA